The following coding sequences lie in one Pyramidobacter porci genomic window:
- a CDS encoding MATE family efflux transporter, with amino-acid sequence MTQTSTLTSMSQGSIARLLFRFSVPATLGLVANAFYNIVDRLFIGRFAGADGLGAVGLTFPLTVFVIAVGSLVGVGAASQMSRLLGEGRRRDAETVLGNAAAIMTLFAALFTTAGLFGLDGLVKAFGASPHLAPQTRIYTEILFWGMPFNLLGFSLNYLIRAEGHPRYAMWTLCVGAGMNVFLDWLFIARMRMGIAGAALGTSLAQIASFVWVALFYLKGAGSLRISAASLKPNGDIVREMLLVGASPFLMELFYTVSMMLFNNVVNDLGGDLAISAVGIFFCLDNLIYLPVFGVGEGLQPIVGYNYGAQRSDRVKRTILCALAVSSVYFAISFIGAESLTRAMVTLFAADDEALIRLTVRAMRIGYLGMPFAAAGIVASNAFLAVGRSGVSLFLNFCRQGFLFLPALLVLPQLIGLDGAWSCFIVVDVGGGLIGAILLWYFWESFNGGDRDLLGTQLEIAFNK; translated from the coding sequence ATGACTCAGACTTCCACGTTGACCAGTATGAGTCAGGGCTCCATCGCCCGTCTGCTCTTCCGGTTTTCTGTACCTGCTACGCTTGGCCTCGTGGCCAACGCTTTTTACAACATCGTCGACCGTCTCTTCATCGGCCGTTTTGCCGGCGCCGACGGTCTTGGCGCCGTCGGACTGACGTTTCCGCTGACGGTTTTTGTGATCGCCGTCGGCTCGCTCGTCGGCGTCGGCGCGGCATCGCAGATGTCACGCCTGCTTGGCGAAGGACGGCGCCGGGATGCCGAAACGGTCCTCGGCAATGCCGCGGCGATCATGACGCTGTTCGCCGCGCTTTTCACGACCGCGGGGCTGTTTGGGCTCGACGGGCTGGTGAAAGCTTTCGGCGCCTCGCCCCATCTGGCGCCGCAGACTCGCATTTACACGGAAATTTTGTTCTGGGGAATGCCCTTCAACCTGTTGGGGTTCTCTCTGAATTACCTGATCCGCGCCGAGGGGCACCCCCGTTACGCCATGTGGACGCTGTGCGTCGGCGCGGGCATGAACGTGTTCCTGGACTGGCTCTTCATTGCGCGCATGCGCATGGGCATTGCCGGCGCGGCGCTGGGGACGTCGCTGGCCCAGATTGCCTCGTTCGTCTGGGTGGCGCTGTTTTATCTCAAGGGCGCGGGATCGCTGCGGATCAGCGCCGCGTCGCTGAAACCCAATGGGGACATCGTCAGGGAGATGCTCCTTGTGGGCGCCTCTCCCTTTTTAATGGAGCTCTTTTACACGGTCAGCATGATGCTCTTCAACAACGTCGTCAACGATCTCGGCGGCGATCTGGCCATTTCGGCCGTGGGCATTTTCTTTTGCTTGGACAACCTGATCTATCTGCCCGTGTTCGGCGTCGGCGAAGGGCTTCAGCCCATTGTCGGCTACAACTACGGCGCCCAGCGGTCGGACCGCGTCAAACGCACGATTTTATGCGCGCTTGCCGTCAGCTCCGTCTATTTCGCGATTTCGTTCATCGGCGCCGAGTCTCTTACGCGCGCCATGGTCACGCTCTTCGCGGCCGACGACGAGGCTTTGATCCGCCTCACGGTGCGGGCCATGCGCATCGGCTATCTTGGCATGCCTTTTGCGGCGGCAGGTATCGTCGCCTCGAACGCGTTTCTCGCCGTGGGACGTTCGGGCGTGAGTCTGTTCCTCAACTTCTGCCGCCAGGGGTTCCTTTTCCTGCCGGCGCTGTTGGTTCTGCCGCAGCTGATAGGACTTGACGGCGCGTGGAGCTGTTTCATCGTCGTCGATGTCGGAGGCGGGCTGATCGGCGCCATTCTGCTGTGGTATTTCTGGGAGAGCTTCAACGGCGGCGATCGCGACCTTCTCGGCACTCAGCTCGAAATCGCGTTCAATAAGTAG
- a CDS encoding cobyric acid synthase, with product MAKSLMIQGTMSGAGKSLLVAGLCRVFRQDGLRVAPFKSQNMALNSFITREGLEIGRAQAVQAEACGLEPSYAMNPVLLKPTSDEGSQVIVNGEVYGNYTAEGYYAMKHRLWPDVLDAYRKLDAGYDLIVVEGAGSPAEINLKADDFVNMGLAKRLGIPVLLVGDIDRGGVFAQLVGTLALLEPDERALVRATVVNKFRGDLKLLLPGLKQLEELTGRPVAGVVPWTPLDIDDEDSLSDRLGQRRAVSPLDVAVIRLPRLSNFSDFSALDAADGVGVRYVENVRALGAPDLVIIPGTKNTIGDMKWLRACGLEAAVKKLAASGTPVIGICGGYQMLGREIVDEEGVEGGGSIAGMGLLPVVTRFRPEKRRTRTTARAGSVKGVFAALSGAELEGYEIHCGATTRGDGAEPLIRIEDGALDGCQSGSVYGCYLHGFFDSEACRRAVLGALAQRKGVTLEARPFDWKAHKERQYDALAQTLREHLDMQLIRRVVAREA from the coding sequence ATGGCCAAGTCGCTCATGATCCAGGGGACCATGTCGGGCGCGGGCAAGAGTCTGCTCGTCGCCGGGCTGTGCCGCGTTTTTCGTCAGGACGGGCTGCGCGTCGCGCCGTTCAAGTCGCAGAATATGGCGCTCAACTCGTTCATCACCCGCGAGGGGCTGGAGATCGGCCGCGCCCAGGCCGTGCAGGCCGAGGCCTGCGGGCTCGAACCCAGTTACGCGATGAATCCGGTGCTGCTCAAACCGACCAGCGACGAGGGCTCGCAGGTGATCGTCAACGGCGAGGTCTACGGCAACTACACGGCCGAAGGCTATTACGCCATGAAGCACAGGCTTTGGCCCGACGTGCTCGACGCTTACCGAAAGCTGGACGCCGGGTACGATCTGATCGTCGTGGAGGGGGCCGGCAGCCCCGCGGAGATCAACCTGAAAGCCGACGACTTCGTCAACATGGGTCTGGCGAAGCGGCTCGGCATCCCCGTACTGCTGGTGGGCGACATCGACCGCGGCGGCGTCTTCGCCCAGCTGGTGGGCACGCTGGCGCTGCTGGAGCCGGACGAGCGCGCCCTCGTCCGGGCCACCGTCGTCAACAAGTTCCGCGGCGACCTGAAGCTGCTTCTGCCCGGTCTGAAGCAGTTGGAAGAGCTGACGGGGCGGCCCGTGGCGGGCGTGGTGCCGTGGACGCCGCTCGACATCGACGACGAAGACAGCCTCAGCGACCGGCTCGGCCAGCGCCGCGCCGTATCTCCGCTCGACGTCGCCGTGATCCGCCTGCCGCGCCTCTCCAATTTTTCCGACTTTTCGGCGCTTGACGCGGCCGACGGCGTGGGCGTGCGCTACGTGGAGAACGTTCGCGCCCTCGGCGCGCCCGACCTCGTCATTATCCCCGGCACAAAGAACACCATCGGCGACATGAAATGGCTGCGCGCCTGCGGGCTGGAAGCGGCCGTGAAGAAGCTGGCCGCCTCCGGCACTCCCGTGATCGGCATCTGCGGCGGCTACCAGATGCTGGGGCGCGAGATCGTCGACGAAGAGGGCGTGGAAGGCGGCGGCTCGATCGCCGGCATGGGGCTGCTGCCGGTCGTCACCCGTTTTCGGCCCGAAAAGCGCCGCACCCGCACGACGGCCCGCGCGGGCTCCGTAAAAGGCGTTTTCGCCGCGCTGAGCGGGGCCGAACTGGAAGGCTACGAGATCCACTGCGGCGCGACGACCCGCGGCGACGGCGCGGAGCCGCTGATCCGGATCGAAGACGGCGCGCTCGACGGCTGCCAGAGCGGCAGCGTGTACGGCTGCTACCTGCACGGATTTTTCGACAGCGAAGCCTGCCGCCGCGCCGTACTCGGCGCGCTGGCGCAGCGCAAGGGCGTGACGCTTGAGGCGCGACCGTTCGACTGGAAGGCTCACAAGGAACGGCAGTACGACGCGCTGGCGCAGACCCTGCGCGAGCATCTCGACATGCAACTGATCCGCCGTGTCGTCGCCCGCGAGGCGTAG
- a CDS encoding flavin reductase has product MIVKNIDELNANVFELFNKDWALLAAGSIGNYNVMTIGWGQLGTLWNKNVVTVFVKPVRYTHGFMDENDHFTVGFYPKEYRRDLMILGSKSGRDGDKVALTRLTPQAVEHGVTFAQAELTLICKKIYRHDMELANIPADAAKAYYAEEAPHTIYIGEVVGFVES; this is encoded by the coding sequence ATGATCGTGAAAAACATCGACGAATTGAACGCGAACGTTTTCGAACTTTTCAACAAGGACTGGGCGCTGCTGGCGGCCGGCTCGATCGGCAATTACAACGTCATGACCATCGGCTGGGGGCAGCTGGGCACGCTGTGGAACAAAAACGTCGTCACGGTTTTCGTCAAGCCCGTCCGCTACACCCACGGCTTCATGGACGAAAACGATCATTTCACCGTCGGCTTCTATCCCAAAGAATACCGCCGCGACCTGATGATCCTCGGCTCCAAATCGGGGCGCGACGGCGACAAGGTGGCGCTGACCCGTCTGACGCCGCAGGCGGTCGAACACGGCGTCACCTTCGCCCAGGCCGAACTGACGCTGATCTGCAAAAAAATCTACCGTCACGACATGGAGCTGGCAAACATCCCCGCCGACGCGGCCAAAGCCTATTACGCCGAAGAAGCGCCCCACACGATCTACATCGGCGAAGTCGTCGGCTTCGTCGAGAGTTAA
- a CDS encoding formate/nitrite transporter family protein has translation MNLFSPAEVVANYAAAGAAKTRLPAWKILLLSMLAGFCIATAAAATNVISHNAGAAASVRLLSGLVFPFGLIMVILLGTELFTGNCLISIAVLDGTATVGGMLRNWGCAYVGNFAGAALTAAACVYAGQLHFSDGGLALFTMKLAAAKCALAFAPAVLLGALCNVLVCAAVLSAFSGKDLCGRAAGAYFPVAFFVMCGFEHSVANMFYVPAALFAKNVPLYAQKAADAGLDLSGLTWKNFLADNLLPVTLGNVVGGVLFGALMWGCFAKKKT, from the coding sequence ATGAACCTGTTTTCCCCGGCGGAAGTCGTCGCCAATTATGCCGCGGCGGGAGCCGCGAAAACGCGTCTGCCCGCATGGAAAATCTTGCTGCTGAGCATGCTGGCGGGATTCTGCATCGCCACAGCGGCGGCGGCGACGAACGTGATTTCGCACAACGCCGGCGCCGCCGCATCGGTTCGCCTGCTGTCGGGACTGGTCTTCCCTTTTGGCTTGATCATGGTGATCCTGCTGGGCACAGAGCTGTTCACAGGCAACTGCCTCATCTCCATCGCCGTGCTCGACGGCACGGCGACAGTCGGCGGCATGCTGCGCAACTGGGGCTGCGCCTACGTCGGGAATTTCGCCGGCGCGGCGCTGACCGCGGCCGCGTGCGTTTATGCAGGGCAGCTGCACTTCTCCGACGGCGGGCTGGCCCTCTTCACGATGAAGCTCGCGGCCGCGAAGTGCGCGCTGGCTTTTGCCCCGGCCGTGCTGTTGGGAGCGCTGTGCAATGTCCTTGTCTGTGCGGCCGTGCTGTCGGCTTTTTCCGGCAAAGACCTGTGCGGGCGCGCCGCAGGCGCATACTTTCCCGTGGCGTTTTTCGTCATGTGCGGCTTCGAACACAGCGTGGCGAATATGTTCTACGTCCCCGCCGCTCTGTTCGCAAAGAACGTGCCGCTGTACGCGCAGAAAGCGGCGGATGCCGGCCTTGATCTGAGCGGATTGACGTGGAAAAATTTCCTCGCCGACAACCTTCTGCCCGTGACGTTGGGCAACGTCGTCGGCGGCGTGCTGTTCGGCGCGCTGATGTGGGGCTGCTTCGCAAAAAAGAAAACATGA
- the gyrB gene encoding DNA topoisomerase (ATP-hydrolyzing) subunit B yields MSTQYTAEDIQILEGLDPVRKRPGMYIGDTTTRGLHHCVYEVVDNSVDEALAGFCSEITVTLHADQSVSVSDDGRGIPVDPHPSNGRPALEVVLTVLHAGGKFDNHNYKISGGLHGVGVSVVNALSEWLEVTVYRDGREWHERFERGVPVSGLTGGTPTTKRGTTVTFKPDAEIFDEVAFSSETLGNRFREMAFLIPGLKFVFVDEAGGKTWTYHYEGGVSEFVAYINKGKQTLTPKPIVIRGERDGVAVEVGFQYTDEYIERLYSFANLINTIEGGTHVAGLRSALTRGINEGARRAGVLKEKDENLSGDDLREGLTCVLSVKLGNPQFEGQTKTKLGNGNVKGIVDSLLYDGILQALEEEPSVIKPIVEKAIKARQAREAAKKARELVRKSALSGLSLPGKLADCSSRTAENCEVYIVEGDSAGGSAKQGRDRKFQAILPLRGKILNVEKARMDKMLGSKEIRVIIQALGCGIGEDFDIGKLRYNKIIIMTDADVDGAHISTLLLTFFFRHMRELIEKGHIYLAVPPLYRVQVGKKVDYLYSDKELRKVMDGLAADGKKAAVQRYKGLGEMNPGQLWETTMDPATRLLKQIELDDLAGADEYFDILMGDRVEPRRQFIEQHAHEVRNLDV; encoded by the coding sequence ATGAGCACTCAGTACACAGCCGAAGACATACAAATTCTGGAAGGGCTCGATCCCGTCCGCAAACGGCCGGGCATGTACATCGGCGATACGACGACGAGGGGACTCCACCACTGTGTGTACGAGGTGGTCGACAATTCGGTCGACGAGGCGCTGGCCGGCTTCTGCTCGGAAATCACGGTGACGCTTCACGCCGACCAGAGCGTCAGCGTGTCCGACGACGGCCGCGGCATTCCCGTGGATCCGCATCCCTCCAACGGACGTCCCGCCCTCGAAGTGGTGCTGACGGTGCTGCACGCGGGCGGCAAGTTCGACAATCACAACTACAAGATCTCCGGCGGCCTGCACGGCGTCGGCGTCTCGGTCGTGAACGCGCTTTCGGAATGGCTGGAGGTCACAGTCTACCGCGACGGCAGGGAATGGCACGAGCGCTTCGAGCGCGGCGTTCCCGTTTCCGGTCTGACCGGCGGCACGCCGACGACGAAGCGCGGCACGACGGTGACGTTCAAGCCCGACGCGGAAATTTTCGACGAGGTCGCCTTTTCGTCCGAGACGCTGGGCAATCGCTTCCGCGAGATGGCCTTCCTGATCCCCGGGCTCAAGTTCGTCTTCGTCGACGAAGCCGGAGGCAAGACCTGGACATATCATTACGAAGGCGGCGTCTCGGAGTTCGTCGCCTACATCAACAAGGGCAAACAGACGCTGACGCCCAAGCCGATCGTCATCCGCGGCGAAAGGGACGGCGTGGCGGTAGAAGTCGGTTTTCAGTATACCGACGAGTACATCGAGCGGCTTTACTCTTTTGCCAACCTGATCAACACCATCGAAGGCGGCACTCACGTGGCAGGCCTGCGCAGCGCTCTGACCCGCGGCATCAACGAAGGGGCCCGCCGCGCCGGCGTGCTCAAGGAGAAGGACGAGAACCTCTCCGGCGATGACCTGCGCGAAGGACTGACCTGCGTGCTCTCCGTCAAACTGGGCAATCCCCAGTTCGAAGGGCAGACCAAGACCAAGCTGGGCAACGGCAACGTCAAGGGCATCGTCGACTCGCTCCTGTACGACGGCATCTTGCAGGCGCTTGAAGAAGAGCCGTCGGTGATCAAGCCGATCGTCGAGAAGGCCATCAAGGCCCGCCAGGCCCGCGAAGCCGCCAAGAAAGCCCGCGAGCTCGTGCGCAAATCGGCGCTGAGCGGCCTTTCGCTGCCGGGCAAGCTGGCCGACTGTTCCAGCCGCACCGCCGAGAACTGCGAAGTCTACATCGTCGAGGGCGACTCGGCCGGCGGCAGCGCCAAACAGGGACGCGACCGCAAGTTCCAGGCCATCCTGCCCCTGCGCGGCAAGATCCTCAACGTCGAGAAGGCGCGCATGGACAAGATGCTCGGCAGCAAGGAAATCCGCGTCATCATCCAGGCGCTGGGCTGCGGCATCGGCGAGGACTTCGACATCGGCAAGCTGCGCTACAACAAGATCATCATCATGACCGACGCCGACGTCGACGGCGCCCACATCAGCACGCTGCTGCTGACGTTCTTCTTCCGCCACATGCGCGAGCTGATCGAAAAAGGCCATATCTATCTGGCCGTGCCGCCGCTCTACCGCGTGCAGGTCGGCAAGAAAGTGGACTATCTTTACAGCGACAAAGAGCTGCGCAAAGTCATGGACGGCCTTGCGGCCGACGGCAAAAAAGCCGCCGTGCAGCGCTACAAGGGCCTGGGCGAGATGAATCCCGGCCAGCTCTGGGAGACGACGATGGATCCGGCCACGCGCCTGCTCAAGCAGATCGAGCTGGACGACCTGGCCGGCGCCGACGAGTACTTCGACATTCTCATGGGCGATCGCGTCGAACCTCGCCGCCAGTTTATCGAACAGCACGCCCATGAAGTGCGCAATCTGGACGTGTGA
- a CDS encoding aldo/keto reductase, which translates to MDKIRLGRTGLMVSACGFGALPIQRIPLKDAAYLLRKAYDHGINYFDTANAYSDSEEKIGAALADVRGKIVISTKSGGKDYKTVLEHIQLSLKRMKTDYIDLIQLHNPATLPDPDDPNGTYAACVEAKKRGYVRFIGITNHGRERGRTAVLSGRYDTLQFPLTCIAPQEDVDLACLAHERGMGFIAMKGMAGGLIAHAEAAFVFMKKYPFVVPIWGVQRESELDQFLELEKNPPRSEDWAAEIEKERRELSGNFCHGCGYCQPCAAGIEIQTAARMSLLLRRAPVPPLMSEKTNAMMMRIEECLHCDACKSRCPYGLDTPQLLADNLADYKSFRAGWLAAQAEGTKA; encoded by the coding sequence ATGGACAAGATCAGACTGGGGAGAACCGGGCTGATGGTCAGCGCCTGCGGATTCGGGGCGCTGCCGATTCAACGCATCCCGCTGAAGGACGCAGCTTATCTGCTGCGCAAGGCATACGATCACGGCATCAACTATTTCGACACCGCCAACGCTTACAGCGACAGCGAAGAGAAGATCGGCGCCGCCCTGGCGGACGTGCGCGGTAAAATCGTCATCTCCACCAAGAGCGGCGGCAAAGATTATAAGACCGTGCTGGAACATATCCAGCTCAGCCTGAAGCGCATGAAGACCGATTACATCGACCTTATTCAGCTGCACAATCCGGCGACGCTGCCCGATCCCGACGATCCGAACGGCACCTACGCCGCCTGCGTGGAGGCGAAAAAACGCGGCTACGTGCGCTTCATCGGCATCACCAACCACGGCCGCGAGCGGGGCCGCACCGCCGTGCTGTCGGGACGGTACGACACGCTCCAGTTCCCGCTCACCTGCATCGCGCCGCAGGAAGACGTCGACCTGGCCTGTCTGGCGCACGAACGCGGCATGGGCTTCATCGCCATGAAAGGGATGGCCGGCGGCCTGATCGCGCACGCCGAAGCGGCTTTCGTGTTCATGAAGAAATATCCGTTCGTGGTGCCCATCTGGGGCGTACAGCGCGAGAGCGAGCTCGATCAGTTTCTGGAACTGGAAAAAAATCCGCCGCGCTCCGAGGACTGGGCGGCGGAAATCGAAAAAGAGCGTCGCGAGCTGTCCGGCAATTTCTGCCACGGCTGCGGCTATTGTCAGCCCTGCGCCGCCGGCATCGAAATCCAGACGGCTGCGCGCATGAGCCTGCTCCTGCGTCGGGCGCCGGTGCCGCCGCTGATGTCCGAAAAGACTAACGCCATGATGATGCGCATCGAAGAGTGCCTGCACTGCGACGCCTGCAAGAGCCGCTGCCCTTACGGGCTCGACACGCCCCAGCTGCTGGCGGACAACCTGGCCGACTACAAAAGCTTCCGCGCCGGCTGGCTGGCCGCCCAAGCGGAGGGGACGAAAGCCTGA
- a CDS encoding MATE family efflux transporter, with product MDGENRQIIEGVIWKQLLIFFFPILLGTFFQQLYNTVDAIIVGRFLGKEALAAVGGPSGYLVNLLLGFFIGLCSGATVVIAQFFGANDPVGASRAVHTSMALSIAAGTAMSLFGVFLAGPALTAMDTPPEVLPHAVNYLRIYFGGILFTFVYNMGAAVLRAKGDSKRPFYLLVLATAVNIAGDVVFVVFWGWGVAGAACATVLSQLASAAGVWIFLAHESGAFRLRLRGLFRPDRVILGSVVRIGLPSGLQSTMYSLSNIVIQSTVNSFGVDTVAAWTVCGKVDRVYWLIINALGVAVSTFSGQNFGARKYDRVLRSIGVSAALGTALSLFFGAAFVTWGASLYGIFTDDPAVISIGMEIIWLIAPWYFTFVPIGALASGMRGTGDSFVPMAMTALGICGFRLLWIWFAVPFSRSVRTVFIGYPVSWALTSVFFLLYHWKGNWMQRSILRAGHKAEPQV from the coding sequence ATGGACGGGGAAAACAGACAAATCATCGAGGGCGTGATCTGGAAGCAGCTGCTGATTTTTTTCTTCCCGATCCTGCTGGGAACGTTCTTTCAGCAGCTCTACAACACCGTCGACGCCATCATCGTCGGCCGCTTCCTCGGCAAGGAGGCGCTGGCGGCCGTCGGCGGCCCTTCCGGCTATCTGGTCAATTTGCTGCTGGGGTTCTTCATCGGTCTCTGCTCGGGGGCCACGGTGGTGATCGCGCAGTTTTTCGGCGCCAACGATCCCGTCGGCGCTTCGCGGGCCGTGCACACGTCCATGGCGCTGTCGATCGCGGCGGGGACGGCGATGTCGCTGTTCGGCGTTTTTCTGGCGGGGCCGGCGCTGACGGCGATGGACACGCCGCCGGAAGTGCTGCCCCACGCCGTGAATTATCTGCGGATCTACTTCGGCGGGATCCTGTTCACGTTCGTCTACAACATGGGAGCCGCCGTACTGCGCGCCAAGGGCGATTCCAAGCGTCCCTTCTACCTGCTCGTGCTGGCGACGGCCGTCAACATCGCGGGCGACGTCGTCTTCGTCGTCTTTTGGGGCTGGGGCGTGGCGGGCGCGGCCTGCGCCACGGTCCTGTCGCAGCTGGCCAGCGCCGCGGGCGTGTGGATCTTTCTGGCGCATGAATCGGGAGCTTTCCGGCTTCGCCTGCGCGGGCTCTTCCGCCCCGACCGCGTGATCCTCGGCAGCGTGGTCCGCATCGGCTTGCCTTCAGGGCTCCAATCGACGATGTATTCGCTTTCCAATATCGTCATCCAGTCTACGGTCAACAGCTTCGGCGTCGATACCGTGGCGGCGTGGACGGTCTGCGGCAAGGTCGACCGCGTCTACTGGCTGATCATCAACGCGCTCGGCGTGGCCGTGTCGACGTTTTCCGGACAGAATTTCGGCGCCCGCAAATATGACCGCGTCCTGCGCAGCATCGGCGTGAGCGCGGCGCTGGGGACGGCGCTCTCGCTGTTTTTCGGCGCGGCTTTCGTGACTTGGGGCGCGTCGCTTTACGGGATTTTCACCGACGATCCCGCCGTGATCTCCATCGGCATGGAGATCATCTGGCTCATCGCCCCCTGGTACTTTACCTTTGTCCCTATCGGCGCGCTGGCCAGCGGCATGCGCGGCACCGGAGATTCCTTCGTGCCCATGGCGATGACGGCGCTGGGGATCTGCGGCTTCCGTCTGCTCTGGATCTGGTTCGCGGTGCCGTTCAGCCGCAGCGTCCGTACCGTTTTCATCGGCTACCCGGTCAGCTGGGCGCTGACGTCCGTCTTCTTTCTGCTCTACCACTGGAAAGGAAACTGGATGCAGCGCAGCATCCTCCGCGCCGGTCACAAGGCGGAGCCTCAAGTGTAA
- a CDS encoding dihydroorotase, with amino-acid sequence MKFDVLLKNCHLVDFKNDIEAVMDIGILGGKVEEVKTEIRSDLASELFDLQGALVVPGVIDPHMHASAWLGGRAAHKMLALAGVTTAFDLAGPVDTTLALARKYGAGLNICCLNSIRPGYTVEDSDPSASELQRFLQDSLTSGAIGYKLLGGHYPLSPEATRRAIETANDSGAYVAFHAGTLENGSNLKGMEEALALAGKNRMHLAHINSYCRGQFDIPENEAVAALRRLQEYPNVFAESYLSPYNGTSAKCTDGVPESLVTRRCLELASYAPTEDGLRKAIQDGWANFVLERSGINVLVSGQDGVENWLAADKAGTVSFRVNPGSSRYLIAAGRKRDGSFVVNAFSSDGGGIPRNEIVPQGLALVKWGELSLKEFVAKTSFNTAKMLGLSGKGHLGEGADADITVIDELCHDVLMTIVAGKIVMYRGLVVGQGATVLTTEQGCQAVKNAGLSASVISLFGR; translated from the coding sequence ATGAAATTCGACGTTCTTTTAAAAAACTGTCATCTGGTCGATTTCAAGAACGACATCGAAGCAGTGATGGACATAGGGATCCTCGGGGGAAAAGTTGAAGAGGTGAAAACGGAGATTCGTTCCGACCTCGCATCGGAACTGTTCGATCTACAGGGGGCTTTGGTCGTGCCCGGCGTTATCGATCCCCACATGCACGCTTCCGCGTGGCTGGGCGGCCGGGCGGCGCATAAGATGCTGGCTCTCGCCGGAGTAACGACGGCGTTCGATCTTGCCGGCCCGGTGGATACGACTCTGGCGCTTGCGAGAAAATACGGCGCGGGGCTCAATATTTGCTGCTTGAATTCTATCCGCCCCGGATACACCGTTGAGGACAGCGACCCGTCTGCGTCCGAACTACAGCGTTTTTTACAGGACTCCCTGACAAGCGGAGCTATCGGTTACAAGCTCCTGGGGGGACACTATCCGCTTTCTCCAGAAGCGACCCGGCGAGCGATCGAAACAGCCAACGACAGCGGCGCATACGTCGCCTTCCACGCGGGTACTCTCGAGAACGGCTCCAACCTGAAGGGCATGGAAGAAGCTTTGGCGCTGGCCGGCAAAAATCGAATGCATCTGGCCCATATCAACAGTTACTGCCGCGGTCAGTTCGACATTCCGGAAAACGAGGCCGTCGCCGCGCTTCGGCGCCTGCAGGAATACCCGAACGTTTTTGCCGAGTCCTATCTGTCCCCCTACAACGGCACGAGCGCGAAGTGTACGGACGGAGTTCCCGAGAGCCTGGTAACGCGGCGGTGTCTGGAACTCGCGAGCTACGCCCCTACGGAAGACGGGCTGCGCAAAGCGATTCAAGACGGCTGGGCCAATTTTGTTCTCGAGAGATCGGGGATCAACGTCCTCGTATCCGGCCAGGACGGCGTGGAAAACTGGCTGGCGGCCGACAAGGCGGGAACGGTCAGTTTCAGGGTGAATCCCGGTTCAAGCCGCTATTTGATCGCCGCCGGACGAAAAAGAGATGGAAGTTTCGTAGTAAACGCCTTCAGTAGCGACGGCGGCGGCATCCCTCGCAACGAAATCGTGCCGCAGGGGCTCGCGCTGGTAAAATGGGGAGAGCTTTCTCTCAAGGAATTTGTCGCGAAGACATCTTTCAACACCGCTAAAATGCTCGGCTTGAGCGGCAAAGGACACCTTGGCGAGGGAGCTGACGCGGATATTACTGTAATCGACGAGCTCTGCCATGACGTGTTGATGACGATTGTCGCTGGAAAAATCGTGATGTACAGGGGACTTGTCGTCGGGCAGGGCGCTACGGTTCTGACTACCGAGCAGGGCTGTCAGGCTGTGAAGAACGCTGGTCTGAGCGCTTCCGTTATTTCCCTTTTCGGTCGTTGA